A region of the Thioploca ingrica genome:
TATAAGTTTGCCAGTTTTAATTGACCCAAGGGTTTAATTTGACCCTCTTTGCATTTCCCCAGCTGTTTTTCTATTTCCTCAATGAAAGGACGACGATCATACTTGCCACGGAGCCAGTTAGCGGGATTAAATAGGGTACGTTTGGTAAATAACTCTCTACCTTTATTAATATATAAGTTTTTGATTTCATTGGCTGGTATCCCGGCAGCTATTCCACCCCCAATAATGGCACCCGTAGAAGTCCCAGTGATCAGATCGAAACATTGACAGAGTGGTTTGCCACATTTTTCTTCCAAATAAGCGAGTATTACGGCAGGTATAATCCCTCTAATACCACCGCCATCGACTTGTAGTATTTTTTTCATTATTCATTTACCTCCATCACAATGAGTAGTGTTGATTGAGTTAAGTATAACTTAACACCATGAAATACTTACTTGGCTTCTTACCATTATTTCCTTGATATCTTAATTCTCAGTTTCAAGCGAAGAAGGGTCTGAGGTGATTGTGTCCGGTGAGTAAATAAAGTGAAATTCTAACTTGCTTATCTTATTCAAGTACTCCGCTGTAAGCGAATTCGTCCGGGACTAATTACCATAAATGCTTGCAACAACTCTGAAAGATGTTCATTGATAGCGGAAACCACTTTCTCAGCTTTTGTATTTGGAGGTAATCCTGTCAACCGAATCAAAATAATACCGGAATGAATCCGTTTTTGACGAAATACCAACTCACCAAAATCTTTATCAGCTGTTAATAGTAATGCTTTTTGGTCATTAGCTAATTTTAGAACCATATCGTCAGAAATACTGGGTGCCATTTCAGCGATATACCAAACTGAGTAACCTTCTTGTCTAAGACGATCAACAATGGGTCGATCAATCCCTTCATCGGCTATAAATTTCACTGGTCAACTTCTGTCGTATTGTAAACTGTAACCGCTCTCAATGCCTCGGCTGCAAAAGCTAAGGCTGCTTGAATAGCTTCACGAGATAACCGTGGATGTGCTTCAAGTATTTGTTCTATCGTTTCTCCGGTAGAGAGCTTTTCTAGAATAAGTTCAACCGTGATACGTGTGCCGGCGATTACCGGTTTACCCATCATAATCGCCGGATCGGATATGATTAGTTGATTAAACATACGTTATTTTATTCTATTCTTTAAGTAACACAACGTAAAATTAGGTTCGACATCTCACCATTATTTTTTTAGTATTTTGCTCTTAATATGTTAAGTAAAGCAATCAAAAAATCCCATATCTTACCAACAGAAGGAATAAACAAGCGTTCATCGGGTGAATGTGGATTACAGATAGTGGGTCCCAATGAAATCATATCCATTTGGGGATATCGATGACCAATAATACCAGTTTCCAATCCGGCATGAATAACTTGTACTGCAGGTTCCTGTCCAAATAATGAGCAATACACGGTTTGGCAATGAGCTAATAAAGGTGAATCTAACTTCGGTTGCCAAGCAGGGTAGAGATTATCCGTTTTGACTTGAGCACCGGCTAGTGTGGCAATGGCATTGATACGGTTAGTGAGTTCCTCAAGTCGTGACCAAATGGAACTACGCTGACTGATTAAAATATCCATTTGGGTTACTTGCGTGGTAATAACCGCCAGATTACAAGAAGTTTCTACGAGTGTTTCCTGGGCAGGTAAAGTGGCGATTACCCCGTGAGGTAGGGCTAAGAGCAGTTGGATAAGGTGATGACTTTGCTTAACAGAGAGAACCGAAGTTAATTCATCCCCGGCGGATAATGGTACGATTGAAATTAGAATATCTGGTTCCGTGGCGGCAAACTCATTCCTAACAACCGTATTAAAGGTGGCTACGACTGCTTGCATTGCCGCTACAGCCGTCGGTGGACAAGTAAGCCAAGCTTGGGCATGACGCGCAATGGCATTATGCACCGTACCACCTTGTATTTCGACCAGTTGCCATGATTCAATGGTAGGTAATGCTTGAAGGGTACGTGCTAATAGTTGATTAGCATTAGCTAAATGCTTATTGATATCAATGCCAGAGTGACCGCCTTGTAAACCACTGACTTCGATTTGCAACAACACCTGCTTTGCTGGAATCGGTTCACGCTGAAGCACAATAGATAAGTGACTATTTCTACCACCAGCACAGCCATTGATCAAAACCCCTTCTTCTTCTGAATCGAGATTAATTAACCTAGAACCGGTGAGCAACTCAGTGCTAATACCTGAAGCCCCAATCAATCCCGCTTCTTCATCCACAGTAAATAACAATTCGAGCGGTGGATGAACTACCGTCATATCACTAGCCACCGCGAGAGCAATTGCCAAACCAATCCCATTATCAGCACCCAGGGTAGTTTTATCGGCGTGAAGCCAATCACCATCACGTAAACATCGAATCGCATCATGATTGAAATCATGGGCTGAATCAGCGGTTTTTTCGCAGACCATGTCCATATGAGCTTGTAATACCACTGTTGGAGCATGAGTGTCAGTTGTGGTTGCCGGTACCCGAATGCAAAGATTACCTACTTCATCGGTTTGGTGAGTGAAGTGATGGTGATCTGCCCAATGTTGTAGCCACTGACGCAGACGAGTTTCTTGTTTTGAACAACG
Encoded here:
- a CDS encoding aminoacyl-histidine dipeptidase, with protein sequence MHPKINIILNLFEQINAIPRCSKQETRLRQWLQHWADHHHFTHQTDEVGNLCIRVPATTTDTHAPTVVLQAHMDMVCEKTADSAHDFNHDAIRCLRDGDWLHADKTTLGADNGIGLAIALAVASDMTVVHPPLELLFTVDEEAGLIGASGISTELLTGSRLINLDSEEEGVLINGCAGGRNSHLSIVLQREPIPAKQVLLQIEVSGLQGGHSGIDINKHLANANQLLARTLQALPTIESWQLVEIQGGTVHNAIARHAQAWLTCPPTAVAAMQAVVATFNTVVRNEFAATEPDILISIVPLSAGDELTSVLSVKQSHHLIQLLLALPHGVIATLPAQETLVETSCNLAVITTQVTQMDILISQRSSIWSRLEELTNRINAIATLAGAQVKTDNLYPAWQPKLDSPLLAHCQTVYCSLFGQEPAVQVIHAGLETGIIGHRYPQMDMISLGPTICNPHSPDERLFIPSVGKIWDFLIALLNILRAKY